CGCCGAGATACGTTCGATGCTCTTCTCGTTGTCGGCATACTCGGGCAGCGGCACGTCGCCGAGGTCGGCGACGTTCACCGCGTCCCAGGCCATGAAGCCGAAGTCGTCGTGGTACCGGCGCGCGTTGGCTGAGATATCACGAACCGCACGGGGGCCGTGATGCTGGTCGCGCAGCGTGGTGTTGTTGCCGGAAGAGTGTGGGACACCGATCAGCGCGATGTCGACGCCTTCCGGGCTTTTGGCATGGGGTGCCCGGAACAAAGTCGGGATACCCCACCACTCCAGCATCTCCACCATCATGACGTCGGCCGCATCGTCGTGACTCACGGGTTCTCCTCACATCGGCGTGCGCGCATAGCGCACTTTTGGTTGCAATACGTACCATAGTGGACTCCGTCGCCAATTCCGGTCAAGGGCCGCCCCTGTGTGCGCGGCGGTACACCCTCGCGCCCTCGGCGCGCCACGCGCCACAAACCGCCCCTGTTAACAGCAAGTTGCCGGAGTCAACGTGACGTTACGACGCATAGTGTGAGGGTTGACACATGCAAGTGCGGAGGCCAAACTGATGCGCACTCGTTCGCACTTGTGGGCGCATAGCGCACACCTAGGATTGGTAACTGTATGACCGACGGTTCTGTGATCGACAAGGCTCCCATCGCGGGGTTTCACCGCAAGTTGCGCCTCCAATGCGCGGGCGGCACCTTTCTCGATGGCTATCTGCTGAGTTCGATGGCCGTGGCGATTCCTGGCGTCACGGACGAGTTCTCCCTGTCGCCGGTGGCTCTGAGCGTTATGGCGGCCGCGGCCCTCGTCGGCATATTCGGTGGCAGCTTAATCTTCGGCTGGCTCAGCGACCGCGTCGGCAGGCACACGCTTTTCACCGTCGACCTTGCGGTCTTCGCCGTGGCTGCCCTGATGACCTTCTTCGTCACCGACGCATGGCAGCTGATCGTTCTCCGGTTGATCGTCGGGCTGGCCGTCGGGGCCGACTACCCGCTGGCAATGGCCATGGTCACCGAGTGGATGCCGACGAAGTACCGCGCCGGCGGGATCGCGACGTTGGTGATGTCCTGGTTCGGCGGCGCCGTCACTGCCTACATCGTCGGATACTTCATCGTGGCAGGGGCCGGCGACGACGCCTGGCGATGGGTGCTCGGTAGCGCAACGGTGCCAGCCGTGATCACGTTGCTTCTGCGGGTGGGCATGCCGGAGTCGCCCCGGTGGCTCCTCGCCAAGGGCCGCGCCGATGAAGCGTTGGACGTGCTGCGCAACGTGTTCGGTTCGACGGCGACATTGGACGGCTTGACCGCAGGCGCCGACACCGATCCGCAGGGGCGCATCAGCGAGTTGTTTTCCCGGCGGTACATCCGCCGCACCGCGTTCGCTGCCGGGCCCTACACCGCGCAGACGACAGCCTTCTTCGTCATTCTGACGTTCGAACCGACCATCCTTCTGTCCTTTGGCCTCGACCACGGCAACATCAGCTACCTCGGATCCGCATTGACGAGCTTGCTGTTCCTGCTTGGATGTCTGCCAGTGTTGCGGTGGGCCGAGACCGTGGGTCGTCGGCGTCTGTACATCTGGTCGTTCGCGTTGATGACCCTTCCGCTGCTGGTGTTGGGATTGGTTCCTATCGAAGCTGCCGCGCTCGTGGTGGCCTCCTTCTGCTTCTACGCCTTTGTTTCCGGCCCCACCAACGTGTTGTCCTGGTCTTACCCGAATGAACTGTTCCCGACGCATATCCGCGCCACCGCAGTCGGATTCGCGACAGCGATGACGCGCGTCGGTGCCACAGCAGGCACCTTCCTGCTGCCGATTCTGCTGGAATCCATCGGCACACGGCCCACGATGCTCGTGGGAGCTGCGGTGGTGGCGTCCGGACTGGTGATGTGCGTCCTGTGGGCGCCTGAGACCAGTGGCAAGCCGCTCGAAGAAGCGTCGGCGGTCCCCGCACCCGGTGCCGCACGCACACCGAGCCGCCTCTCATGACCGAACTCCCGAACTCGTGGGCGCACCTGCGCACCGAACTGGAGGCGGGGCGGCCGGCGATCTTGGCCATCGGTTCGTATGAGGCACACGGTCCACACCTTCCCAACGACACCGACACGGTCATCGCAGCAGCAACGTGCCGCGAAATCGCGCGTCGTGTTGGCGGATTCGCGCTGCCAGTGCTGCCGTACGGCGCCACCTCGCGTCCGCGATCCGGCGGCGGAGATGTCTTTCCACTTCCCGCGCTGCGGATCCCCACACTGTTCGCGGTCGTGACCGAACTGGTCACCGGCGTGGTCCGCGCCGGTGCCCGCCAGCTCGTCATGCTGACCGGACACTACGAGAACGCATCGGTGCTGTGGGATGCGACCTTTGAAGCGACGGCCGACACTGATTGCCGCGCAGTAGTTTTCGATGCGCCCTGGGAACTGATCGACGCCGACGTGTTGACCACCACGTTTCCAGAGGGAGTCAACTGGGCCGCTGATCACGGCGGCCTCCTCGAGACTGCGATCATGCGCCACCTCGCACCGGACCGCGTCGGCGAACCACCGGCCCCCTGGTCTCTCACCCCCCGCAACTACGATGTGCTACCCACTCCGGGGGACGCCGTTCCGGCCACCGGAATCGTCAACGACGCGCGCCAGGTTACCGCAGCTGACGGCGCGGTGTTGTTCGAATCCATGCTCGACGGGCTCGAAAGCGCGCTACGGCGCGAACAGTTCCATTCCTGATCTCAAGCTCAGCCTCATATTCATCAGCCCTGGGAGACGCCGATGTCGGATAAAAACGTGCCCACAGAACGGTCATCAGTGATCGAATCATATGGTGTAGAACCGATTCCGCCTGAGGCGCGCACCTCCACACCATGGGACTTCTGGCGCATCGCAACGGGATCCGTCCTCACGACCGCGACCGTGCTGCTCGGCACTTTGCCGATCGCACTCGGATTGAGCCTCACCGCCGCAGCGACCGCCATCGTCGTCGGGGTATCGGTGGGATCCTTGCTCCTCGCGCCGCTGGCGTCCATCGGCCAGCGCTCACACACCAATAACGCGGTGTCCTCCGGGGCTCACTTCGGTGTGACCGGCCGCGTCGTGGGTTCCGTTCTCTCGCTCCTCATCGCCATCACCTTCTTCACCCTGTCAGTGTGGGTGTGCGGTGACGCCGCCGTCTCGGCGATCGGATTGTTCACACCGGAGTTCGCCAGCGACTTCACTGCCGCGATCGCCTACGGGTTGGCGGCGCTGGTCACGTTCGCGATCTGCATCGTCGGCTACCGTTGGCTGCTGGCGGCGAACAAGTTCCTCGCCCCCGCCATGCTGGTCCTGATGGCCCTCGGGTTTGTGGCACTTGGCGGGCGTATCGACGTCGATTATCCCGGAACCGGGGAGTACGCCCTCGGCGGCTTCTGGACCACCTGGTCTGCTGCAGTGCTCATCGTTATGGCCAATCCCGTGTCGTACGGTCCGTTCCTCGGCGACTGGTCCCGCTATGTGCCACAACATGTTCCGGCGCGACACCTCCGGATCGCAGTTGTCGTCGCACAAATCTCCTCGCTAATCCCGTTTCTCTTTGGGGCCGCCACAGCGGCATTGGTACCCGACGCCGCCGCCTATATCGCCGGGCTGGTCGACATATCCCCCGCCTGGTACGTCGCACCGCTGATCGTCGTGCTCATCGGGGGCAGCCTCGGCGGTAGCGTCTCGTCGCTGTATGGCACCGGGCTGGACTTCTCGTCGGTCATCCCTCGCCTCAACCGCATGCAGGCCACGATCGCGATCGGCGCCGTATCCATCGTCCTGGTCTTCCTCGGCCGGTTCGTCTTCAACCTCATTGACACCATCAACGCCTTCACGGCCCTTATCCTCGTGTTATCTGCGCCTTGGATGTCCATTCTGCTCGTCGGATACCTGACTCACCGGGGTCACTATCTAGTCGAAGACCTGCAGGTCTTCAACCGCGGGCAGGAAGGTGGCGCGTACTGGTTCAGCCGCGGTTACAACATCCGCAGCATGGTCGCCTGGATTTCCGGCGCCGCAGTGGGTCTGCTGACGGCCAACACCGCGCTCATCGCCGGCCCGCTCAAGGACATCGCGGGCGGTATCGACGTCAGCTTCTTCTTGTCCTTCCTCCTCAGCGGTGCCGTGTACTGGATCGCATTGGTGTTGTTTCCTGAGCCTGCTTACGTCTTTCCCGACGCCGGGCCGCGACTGGCGCCGTGCCGCCGCGACGCCGTGACGCCACCGCCTATCGTGATCGTAGATGCGGAATTGGCGCACCGCAGGCAGCCTTCGGCCCGCGAGCAACGCGAAGAAGCCCAACAGCACCAGCATCCGGCACAGACCCGGCCCGCCGGCCCCTCCGCACCCTCGTTGGATTGACGAGACGGTGCTGATCACATGCGAGAACGCACTGCGCGGCCGGGTCGCGCAGTGCGTCTTTGATTCGCCTCCGTCGGCTGTGCCGCGCTGCTCGAAGAGGCCTTCATTCGTCGATACCGGCCAACCGAATTCGCTGAGCGAACCGGCGGTGTTGTTGATTCTCTGGATTAGGCAGTTCCACGGCCGCACACAGCGATTGCGGCGTCGCCGACCGCGGAAAGGTGCTCGTCGGTCATTGCCGTCGACAGCGACAGCAGACCGTTGGTGCCGGCCAACACTCCGGCCTGGTACAACCTCCACCACGTAGTCTGCGGGTCGTCGGTGATCAGCCTGATCAGAGAGCCGCTGCCATGGGCGGCGATCCCGTTGTCATTGAGTCTCGCCCGGAGGGCGTCACCGCGGTTGTTGAGTTCGGTGACGGCCAGCGGGGAGTACCGGCGCAGCGCAACCAGGCCTGCAGCCATGGTCACCGGGTTGGCACTGAAGGTGCCACCCCACGCCACCGGTCCGTCGGTGAGCGGGCTGAACGACGACAACACGTCGGCCCGACCGCCAACTGCGCCGACGGGGAAACCACCGCCGATGACCTTCCCCAGCGAGATCAGGTCTGGGCTGAATCCGTAGCGGGTGTGTAAACCCCCGTGCTCAAGCCGAAACGTGATTACCTCGTCGACCGCCAGCAGTACGTCATGCTCGCGAGTCAACGAGACCAGCCGGTCGACGTCCTCTGCGTGCGCCGGCACCAGTCCGGCACGGTTGGGCATCAGATCGATCAGCAAGGCAGCCACCCGGCCGGGATGCTCCATCAGGGCGCGTTCAACTGCGTCGATATCGCCCTGGGGCACTTCGATCACAGAGTCTTGCACCGCACGTGCGACGCCCTTGGCGCGTGTGGAGACGACGGCATCGTAGGTGCCGTGATAGCTGCCTTCGAAGCGCACGATGATGTCGCGGCCGGTGTAGGCCCGTGCGGCGCGGATGAGCATCATGACCGCCTCGGTACCTGAATTGCAGAATCGCCACTGTGGGATGCCGCCGGTACGTTGCACCAGCGTTTCGGCCATCTCCACTTCATATCGAGTGGGCAGTCCGAAAGCTGTGCCGTCAGCGGCGGCCACGCGTGCCGCGTCGAGAATCTCCGGGTCGGCATGTCCGTGAATCAAGGAGGTGTAGTTGTTGTTGCAGTCGATGACGACGTGTCCATCGACGTCGGTGACCTCAGCGCCTTTGCCGTGAGCCGCATACGGGGGGTGCGGTGCGACGAAAACCGTTGAGCGGGTGTTCCCGCCCGGCATGACCTCGACAGCGCGCTGGTAGAGCCGCTCATGAGAACGTGACATGGTGCAAGTCCTTCGTCTGGTGTGGATCACCGCCGGTTGCGACCGAACACCTGTATGGCGGTGTACGTGTGCGTGAGTTGGAGTAATGATCGCCGCGGCGGGACCGCTTCGCAGCAGCCTCGCCGTGAAAAGATCCCGCCGCAACGAATTCCGCTAGACCCGGGAGCCACTTTCGGTCTCGCTGAGTTCAGCCATGCAATCTTCACTGCTCAGCACGTCACAGACGATCATCTGACAGTTCCGAAGCGATGCGAAGTGCATCTCTTCGGCAGTGACGTAATGCGTCTCTTTGGTAATCGGGTGCAGGGTCGTGCCGCCGATCGTGCCAAGGCAGTCGTGCACCATCACCGCGTTGAAATTGCGGAAATTGGCGTCCCGAGCAGTCGATTCACAGCACGACCCCGTCGCTACACCTGTGATCAGAACGGTATCGCGCTCCAAGTCGCGGAGGAGCTGCTCGAGTCCGGTTTGGTAGAACCCGCTCATCCGCTTGCGTTGAATGAACCAGTCTCCGTACTTCTCTGCGGACAGCGGCAATTCGGGGATTACCTGAACACCGAACGTCCCTTCGCGCAGACCCTTGCCACCGTCATCACGTAACGCAGGCCGTTTGTCGAAGACAGGGCCTCCATCGATCCGGCCACGGCATGCGTACGTCAGACAGATCACCGGAATGCCGTGCTCGTGGCAGAACTCGACGAGTTTCACGGTGGGTTCGACGGTCCGGGTCATGTGGGAGATGTCGAATCCCGTACGAGCGTACGCCCCGTCCGGGTGAAACCACTCGTTTTGAAAATCGATCAGGATCAACGCCGTCCGGTCAGACGACAACGTGGGCGAGATGCGGGCGATGCTTGCCGCCCCGTCAGGCGTGTTCGCCGGACGAGGTGCGTTCGCGCGTGTGGCGACCATGGCGTCTACAGGCCGGTCTTCTCGACCGGACGGCCCCGCTCGCGCAGCTGTTGGTGCAGCCATGTGTAGTGGTCGAGTACTGGGAACGGCTCAGCCTCGGTGTCCTCGAAGATCTCGATCTTGACCGATGTGCAATTGCCCGCATTGCACGCGGTGGTGATGTCCTCGGGGCAGTTGGCGAATGCGACGAGCACATCCATCTCTGCGCGGAACTCGATGTAATCGCCGGCCTTGGTGATCGGTTCGTTGATGAAGAACCCGTCGCGATCGCGGTCGTAGGGGTAGTTCATGAAGACGTTCATGGGGTCTGGTACTTCGGTGTAGTCGACACCGAACGGTGCGATGGCCTTACCGATGATCTCGTGGCAGCCGTCGACGTCCACTCCACCCAGGACGTTCATCATGAAGCGATTGCACATCCGATGGTGCAGATCGTGCACACCCTTGCGCTCGGCCGTCTCCTTGAGAATCGTCATCAGCGGACGGCAGCTTGTCGACATGAGCCAATCGCCTTCGCCGATGGTGTTGCGCGGCAGGTATTCCGATCCCTGCGGTGCGAAGTAGCGGGAGCGGGAGTAGCTCGCCGACAGCTTCTCCCGACGGTCGTCGTTGTTCCAGACGACGAAGTCGATGACCTGTTTGCCTTCGAGGTCGGTCAGCCGGACGATCTGGCCCTGCTTGACGATGCCGGCGTAGCCCTCCTTGGCCCCGACGACCTGTTCTTCGATCTTGTTCAGTGACATGGGATTCTCCTCGGTGATACGGGTATTGCGTATTACTTGGCGACCGGAAGGGTGCGACTCTGCTCACGGGCGAAGCCCGGCAGATACCAGGGACCGAGGCCGCCCTTGCCTGCCGATCCGCTGGACTTCCAGCCGCAGAAGGACTGGATACCGGGCCAGGCGCCGGTGGTCGCACCCGTGCGTCGGTTGACGTACAGGACACCGGCCTCGATCCGATCCAGGAACTCCTCGACCTCGGTGTCGTCGGCGCTGAAAACGCCTGCCGCAAGGCCGTAGTCGACCGCGTTAGCCTCATCGATCGCGGCGTCGAAGGAGTCGACCTTGGTCACCGTGACGAAGGGCAGGAACAGTTCCTTGCGGGTGAGTTCGTGCCCCAACGGCAGACCCGAAACCACGGTCGGGTTGACGAAGTATCCGTCCCGGTCCGGTCGGTCACCGCCGGCGTCGATGCTGGCGCCGTCGGCCTGGGCGCTGGCCACCGCCTTCTCGAAGCGCGCGACGGCGGCTTCGTCGATCACCGGCCCCATGAAGGCGTCGGCGTCTTCGGGAGCCGACACGGTCAGCGCGTTCACACGCTCAGCGAGTTTGGCGACGAACTCGTCGTGCACGGACTCCTCGACCACGACACGTGAGCAGGCCGAGCACTTCTGCCCGGACAGCCCGTAGGCCGAGCGCACCACTCCTTCGGCGGCGGCATCAAGATCGGCGTGTCGGGATACCACCGTGACGTTCTTGCCGCCCATCTCTGCCAGCACCGGCCGGCCGAACGGGCCATCGCTTAACGCACGCACCATCTGCCAGCCGATCTCTGCGGAACCGGTGAAGGCGATGCCGTCGACAGCGGCGTCGGCGAGAGCCTTGCCGGTGGTCGCACCGCCGTGGATGAGGTTTACCGCACCGGACGGGAGGTGGCGAGCGAGGATCTCGGCGACGGTGGCGCCTGAGCGGGGTGCCTTATCCGACGGCTTCATCACCACGGTGTTGCCCATCAGCAGCGCGGCGGTGGCCATGCCGACGTTGAGCGCGGCCGGAAAGTTGAAGGGGCCGATGACCGCGAAAACCCCGTAGGGCCGCAGCAGATCGGTGTTCTCCTCTTTCGGGTCGGCGGTCTTCATTCGCTTACGGAAGTCACCGGACTCCTCGAATTGCGTGGTGTAGGTGTCGACGAGGTCCACGACCTCCTGCGCCTCGCCGAGCGCTTCAAGCCGCGACTTTCCCGTCTCGGCCGACACGATGCCCGCGATCTCCACTAGCCGGTCCTGGAACTCGCGCTGGGCGGCTCGCAGCCCTTCCGCGCGCTTGACCGTCGATGTTCTGCGCCAGTCACGCTGCGCCTGTTTGGCTGCGACCACCGCGGCCGCCACGACCGACTCGTCGCCGGCGTGCGCCTCGGTGACGATTTCGCCCGGGTGCGCCGGATTGACCCGCGCGAACACCTCACCGGTGTTGACCTCGCGCCCTCCGATGAGGTGCGCCAGTGTGCCGCCGGCAGTGCGACCCTTCTCCAGTGCGGCCTCGAAAGCCGCTGCGGTGTCTGCGTCGGTGTTAGTGCTGGCGTAGTTCACGCGTGTGCTCACTGCTGTGCTCCTTGCAGGTTGACTCCGGCGAGTGCCGGATCGGATGTTGCGATACGGGTTGAGTCCCACTTCGATCCCGGGCCCGCCATCGACGGGGCGACCCCTTCGAGGTACTCGGCGACCGTCTTGCCGATGGCCGGGGCGAGCTGGATACCGTTACCGCCCGCGCCGAGCGCGCAGTAGACCCGGGCGTCGGCGGGATGCGGGCCGACCACCGGTTGCTGGTCGAAAGACATCGGGTACATGCCCGCCCAACCACGGCCCAGTCCTGCGCCCTCCAGGCCGGGCAGTCGTTCGGCGAGGGCCTCGGCGATCTGTTCGGTGAACGCCTCGTCGGCGTTGTACGAGACCCTGTCGGGGTCGCTCGCCTCCTGGATCGTCTCCTCGGTGTGCAAGCCGGCGAAGAGGGAGGCCTTGTTCTCGTGACGGAAGTACAACCCTGCTCGGCCGCTGCCGGGTACGTAGTCCATCACCGAGGTCATGGTGTAACCCAGTGGCTTGTTCAGGGTGACCGTGATCGCTTGGTGGCGTTGCGGGTTCATCGTCACGGGCGCATCCAGCAGCTCTCCGACCCTGCCCGCCCAGCCGCCGGCCGCATTGACGACGACGTCGGCCACAATCGGCCCACGGGTGGTGTCCAGCACGATTTCCTCGCCACGACCGCATGTCGCCCCAAGCACCTTGGCCTTCTGCATGATCGTCGCCCCGTTCCGGCGCGCGATGTCGCCCATCAGGTTGGCGAAGAGATGCCCGTCCAGGTAGCCGTCGCTGGGGCCGTAGAGGCCCCCCGCCCGGTCACCCATTTCCAAATGCGGTACCAGAGATTTGATTTCAGACTTCCCCAGCACCCGGGCATCGTCGATGCCGTGCCTCTTCTGTAGGTCGACGCTGCACGCATACCGCTCGAGTGCTTCGTCGGAGTCCCCCAGGCGCAGGTATCCGTTTCTGTTGAAGTGCAGGCCGTCACTGGCGACCAGCTCCTCAACGAACCGCAACCCGAAGGCCCGCACCGCGATGTCGAATTCGTCCATGTACTGCGTCTCGACGATGCCGATCGACCGGCTCGACGATCCCTCGGCGATGTATTCGGCCTCTAACACGATGATGTCGAACTTGCCGGAGCGGGCCAAATGCAACGCCGCCGACAGACCGACTGTCCCCGCGCCGACGATCGCCACGCGCGTTTTGGTCATTTCGTCCTCACTTCCGGGCGATTGTGTTCGCATTGCGCCCGATAGATCGTTATGCGCCCGCATCAGTGTGACGTCCACTGCGCTTGACGTCAATACCGCTGCTAAAGAGTCTTCTAGCTGATGGCCGTATGACCGCATAGCGAACACCTGCGGGGAAATGCCCCTGGTTTCGATCCCGCCCGGTATCTTCGTAGTGCGCTCCGCTCCGGAGGCAGCGAGGACGCACAGAAGGAACTCCGATGGATGACGATCGTGAACGCCACTACGTCCAGTCGCTCGAACGGGGACTGGCAGTAATCCAGTCTTTCAGCGACTCCCGCGACCGTCAGACGATTGCCGACGTCGCTGAATCAAC
This genomic window from Mycolicibacterium goodii contains:
- a CDS encoding creatininase family protein; this translates as MTELPNSWAHLRTELEAGRPAILAIGSYEAHGPHLPNDTDTVIAAATCREIARRVGGFALPVLPYGATSRPRSGGGDVFPLPALRIPTLFAVVTELVTGVVRAGARQLVMLTGHYENASVLWDATFEATADTDCRAVVFDAPWELIDADVLTTTFPEGVNWAADHGGLLETAIMRHLAPDRVGEPPAPWSLTPRNYDVLPTPGDAVPATGIVNDARQVTAADGAVLFESMLDGLESALRREQFHS
- a CDS encoding aldehyde dehydrogenase family protein, with the protein product MSTRVNYASTNTDADTAAAFEAALEKGRTAGGTLAHLIGGREVNTGEVFARVNPAHPGEIVTEAHAGDESVVAAAVVAAKQAQRDWRRTSTVKRAEGLRAAQREFQDRLVEIAGIVSAETGKSRLEALGEAQEVVDLVDTYTTQFEESGDFRKRMKTADPKEENTDLLRPYGVFAVIGPFNFPAALNVGMATAALLMGNTVVMKPSDKAPRSGATVAEILARHLPSGAVNLIHGGATTGKALADAAVDGIAFTGSAEIGWQMVRALSDGPFGRPVLAEMGGKNVTVVSRHADLDAAAEGVVRSAYGLSGQKCSACSRVVVEESVHDEFVAKLAERVNALTVSAPEDADAFMGPVIDEAAVARFEKAVASAQADGASIDAGGDRPDRDGYFVNPTVVSGLPLGHELTRKELFLPFVTVTKVDSFDAAIDEANAVDYGLAAGVFSADDTEVEEFLDRIEAGVLYVNRRTGATTGAWPGIQSFCGWKSSGSAGKGGLGPWYLPGFAREQSRTLPVAK
- a CDS encoding NAD(P)/FAD-dependent oxidoreductase, which codes for MDVTLMRAHNDLSGAMRTQSPGSEDEMTKTRVAIVGAGTVGLSAALHLARSGKFDIIVLEAEYIAEGSSSRSIGIVETQYMDEFDIAVRAFGLRFVEELVASDGLHFNRNGYLRLGDSDEALERYACSVDLQKRHGIDDARVLGKSEIKSLVPHLEMGDRAGGLYGPSDGYLDGHLFANLMGDIARRNGATIMQKAKVLGATCGRGEEIVLDTTRGPIVADVVVNAAGGWAGRVGELLDAPVTMNPQRHQAITVTLNKPLGYTMTSVMDYVPGSGRAGLYFRHENKASLFAGLHTEETIQEASDPDRVSYNADEAFTEQIAEALAERLPGLEGAGLGRGWAGMYPMSFDQQPVVGPHPADARVYCALGAGGNGIQLAPAIGKTVAEYLEGVAPSMAGPGSKWDSTRIATSDPALAGVNLQGAQQ
- a CDS encoding purine-cytosine permease family protein, with amino-acid sequence MSDKNVPTERSSVIESYGVEPIPPEARTSTPWDFWRIATGSVLTTATVLLGTLPIALGLSLTAAATAIVVGVSVGSLLLAPLASIGQRSHTNNAVSSGAHFGVTGRVVGSVLSLLIAITFFTLSVWVCGDAAVSAIGLFTPEFASDFTAAIAYGLAALVTFAICIVGYRWLLAANKFLAPAMLVLMALGFVALGGRIDVDYPGTGEYALGGFWTTWSAAVLIVMANPVSYGPFLGDWSRYVPQHVPARHLRIAVVVAQISSLIPFLFGAATAALVPDAAAYIAGLVDISPAWYVAPLIVVLIGGSLGGSVSSLYGTGLDFSSVIPRLNRMQATIAIGAVSIVLVFLGRFVFNLIDTINAFTALILVLSAPWMSILLVGYLTHRGHYLVEDLQVFNRGQEGGAYWFSRGYNIRSMVAWISGAAVGLLTANTALIAGPLKDIAGGIDVSFFLSFLLSGAVYWIALVLFPEPAYVFPDAGPRLAPCRRDAVTPPPIVIVDAELAHRRQPSAREQREEAQQHQHPAQTRPAGPSAPSLD
- a CDS encoding MFS transporter, with amino-acid sequence MTDGSVIDKAPIAGFHRKLRLQCAGGTFLDGYLLSSMAVAIPGVTDEFSLSPVALSVMAAAALVGIFGGSLIFGWLSDRVGRHTLFTVDLAVFAVAALMTFFVTDAWQLIVLRLIVGLAVGADYPLAMAMVTEWMPTKYRAGGIATLVMSWFGGAVTAYIVGYFIVAGAGDDAWRWVLGSATVPAVITLLLRVGMPESPRWLLAKGRADEALDVLRNVFGSTATLDGLTAGADTDPQGRISELFSRRYIRRTAFAAGPYTAQTTAFFVILTFEPTILLSFGLDHGNISYLGSALTSLLFLLGCLPVLRWAETVGRRRLYIWSFALMTLPLLVLGLVPIEAAALVVASFCFYAFVSGPTNVLSWSYPNELFPTHIRATAVGFATAMTRVGATAGTFLLPILLESIGTRPTMLVGAAVVASGLVMCVLWAPETSGKPLEEASAVPAPGAARTPSRLS
- a CDS encoding isochorismatase family cysteine hydrolase, encoding MVATRANAPRPANTPDGAASIARISPTLSSDRTALILIDFQNEWFHPDGAYARTGFDISHMTRTVEPTVKLVEFCHEHGIPVICLTYACRGRIDGGPVFDKRPALRDDGGKGLREGTFGVQVIPELPLSAEKYGDWFIQRKRMSGFYQTGLEQLLRDLERDTVLITGVATGSCCESTARDANFRNFNAVMVHDCLGTIGGTTLHPITKETHYVTAEEMHFASLRNCQMIVCDVLSSEDCMAELSETESGSRV
- a CDS encoding DUF1989 domain-containing protein — protein: MSLNKIEEQVVGAKEGYAGIVKQGQIVRLTDLEGKQVIDFVVWNNDDRREKLSASYSRSRYFAPQGSEYLPRNTIGEGDWLMSTSCRPLMTILKETAERKGVHDLHHRMCNRFMMNVLGGVDVDGCHEIIGKAIAPFGVDYTEVPDPMNVFMNYPYDRDRDGFFINEPITKAGDYIEFRAEMDVLVAFANCPEDITTACNAGNCTSVKIEIFEDTEAEPFPVLDHYTWLHQQLRERGRPVEKTGL
- a CDS encoding aspartate aminotransferase family protein, whose translation is MSRSHERLYQRAVEVMPGGNTRSTVFVAPHPPYAAHGKGAEVTDVDGHVVIDCNNNYTSLIHGHADPEILDAARVAAADGTAFGLPTRYEVEMAETLVQRTGGIPQWRFCNSGTEAVMMLIRAARAYTGRDIIVRFEGSYHGTYDAVVSTRAKGVARAVQDSVIEVPQGDIDAVERALMEHPGRVAALLIDLMPNRAGLVPAHAEDVDRLVSLTREHDVLLAVDEVITFRLEHGGLHTRYGFSPDLISLGKVIGGGFPVGAVGGRADVLSSFSPLTDGPVAWGGTFSANPVTMAAGLVALRRYSPLAVTELNNRGDALRARLNDNGIAAHGSGSLIRLITDDPQTTWWRLYQAGVLAGTNGLLSLSTAMTDEHLSAVGDAAIAVCGRGTA